Within the Elusimicrobium sp. An273 genome, the region CTTGGGCAGCGCGATACACTTTTTTATAGAGGACATTACCAAAATTTTTGTTCTTATTTACGTTTTAATTTTTATTATTTCGCTCTTTCGTTCCCAGCTCTCGCCGCAAAAAGTGCGGGAATATCTGTCCGGCAAAAACCGATGGTATGGTTACTTTTTAGCGGTCTTTTTGGGCATTGTTACGCCTTTTTGCTCGTGTTCGTCCATTCCGCTGTTTATCGGATTTATCACCGCGGGCATTCCGCTCGGCATCACCATGGCTTTTCTTATCAGCTCTCCGCTGGTCAGTGAAATTGCCACTTTTATGTTGATTAGCATGAAAGGGGCCGGGGTGGGCGTAGCCGCGGTATACGTGCTGTGCGGCTCGTTGATTGCCGTTTTGGGCGGCTGGCTGGCAGACCGGCTGCACTTGGAACGTTTGTGCACGTATCAGGCCCCGCAGACCGTGCAACCGGCTTGTTCGTGCAGCTCCCCTAAAACGAAATCCCAGCAGTTAAGGGAACTGACGGCTTATGCGCACTCTTTTGCATGGGATACTTTAAAAAGCATCTGGCTTTACGTGCTGGCGGGGCTCTTGGTGGGAGCGCTGATTCACGGATATGTGCCGGTAGCCTTTTTAAGCAAATATCTGGGGGCAGACAACCCCTGGGCCGTGCCGCTCGCGTCGGTCATCGGGGCGCCTATGTATGCCAATCACGTAAGTGTTATTCCCGTCATACAGGCTTTGTTGTTAAAAGGCGTTCCGCTGGGAACGGCCCTGGTTATTTTAATGAGTATCACCGCCATTTCACTGCCGGAAATGATGATGCTTAAAAAAGTACTTTCCGTAAAAATGATCGCTTTGTTTACGTTGTATCTGATTGTATCTTTTATCTGTGTAGGATATATTTTAAACTGGATATTATAGGAGGCTGTATGAAAATTCAAATACTGGGCATGGGCTGCAGCAAATGCCATATTTTATTTAACAACACCCAAGCGGCGCTGCAGGAACTGGGATTGCCTGCCGAGTTGGAAAAAGTGGAAGATTTTGACCGGATTGCCCAAGCCGGCGTACTGCAAACCCCGGCGCTGCGGGTGGACGGAAAAGTAATTTTGTCCGGCCAAACGGCAACGGTGGAACGGCTCAAAAGCCTGTTGGCGGATTGCCAAAGCGCAAGTTCTCCGTCGGGAAATGCGCAAGCTAAACATTAATTTGCTATAATAAATAGGTACTTAGTCCGCAACATCCTTTTGGAGAGGTGGCCGAGCGGTTTAAGGCACAGTCCTGGAAAGACTGCATACGGGAAACCGTATCGAGAGTTCGAATCTCTCCCTCTCCGCCATTTCAAAAGCCCCGCAAAGGGGCTTTTTTAACGCTTATTTGAGGTATTTTATGCGCAAACATTTTTTTACTCTTTGCGCACTTTTTTGTGTGCTTCCGTCCTGCGCCCAGCTGCAGGAAAATTTACAGGTGGTCGACCTGCTGCCTACGGAAAATATCACTTCGCTGGAAATTAAACCGCGTTTTAAAGCCAAACACGATTCGGCAAACGATATTTCTTCTACCATTGAAATCAAGCCGTCTTTTAAATTAAACCGGCACTGGAAATTCGGCGCCGAAATTCCGATTGCCCGCGTAGGAAACGATACTGCCGCCGCCAAGGGCTTAGGCGATATTATGGTATCCGGCAGTTATGTGGACTATACGCCAAGTAAAGTGTTTTCGTACGGATTGGCGATGGAACTGACTACCCCCACCGCCACCGACCGCAGCCTGGGAGACGGCAAATGGGTGGCCGAACCGGAAATTTTTACGGTGTGGAAATTAAATTCCTCTTTCTTTATAGAGGCGGAATACCGCCACATTTTTTCGTTCGCAGGCAGCAGCAGACGAGACGACATCAACGAAAGCCGCTACCGGATGATTTTCGGCCTTATCGGGCCGGACGGTTGGTGGTTTGAATTTGACCCGCGCTACACCGTGGATTACCAAAATCCCGGCGAAGCAGAACTGATCGGGGAATTTGAACTGGGAACGATGGTCAATGTGGGCTCGTCTATGTACGTACGCGGCGGGTGGCATTTGGCCGGCAACAAATACTCCTACGATTGGGAACTGATGCTGGGATTTAAAATCCTCTACTTATAACAAAAAAGCCCCGCCAAGGGGCTTTTTTTATAAAGGCTTTTTGTTACCGCCGAAACGTTCGCACCTGCATGCCGAACAATCTCCCCAGCAACATCAGCGGAAGCAAAATACAAATACTGAAAATCGCCACAAAAAGCGTAACGATAAACCCAAACGCCAGCACAAATACGCCGCCTAAAAGGCCGCCAGTGTCCCCTTTGGGGCGGGCGGAGTCTTTAGCCGGTTCCGGAGAAATGGGCCGTCCGTTTTCATCCAAAATTTCGGGCTCTATCACTTCTTCCGTTTGGATGATTTCTTTTTCTTGCATATGTATATTATGGCATAATCGGAAGCACTTGCCCACGGAAATTTTAGGCTGGCTAGGCAAGGGAAAAAGATATTGGTAGAATATTAGATATTTAAACAGGAGACTCTTCTCTTATGCGCAAAATAGCCGCCTTCCTGCATAAACGCTTTTCTATTTCTTCCGGCCATCTGATTACATTGCTTTCTTTCTACTTTTTACTGCTTCTAAACATCAGTTTCTGGCGTTTTATTTTTGTCCACGCCGAACCGGCCGGCCTGACGGGATATTTGTTTATGGCGTCTATTCCGCTGCTTATTTTTACGCTGCTGTATCTGACGTTTAGTTTGCTTACGCTTCCTTAT harbors:
- a CDS encoding permease produces the protein MFSIFTKIADALTAWMGLSPDTHLGSAIHFFIEDITKIFVLIYVLIFIISLFRSQLSPQKVREYLSGKNRWYGYFLAVFLGIVTPFCSCSSIPLFIGFITAGIPLGITMAFLISSPLVSEIATFMLISMKGAGVGVAAVYVLCGSLIAVLGGWLADRLHLERLCTYQAPQTVQPACSCSSPKTKSQQLRELTAYAHSFAWDTLKSIWLYVLAGLLVGALIHGYVPVAFLSKYLGADNPWAVPLASVIGAPMYANHVSVIPVIQALLLKGVPLGTALVILMSITAISLPEMMMLKKVLSVKMIALFTLYLIVSFICVGYILNWIL
- a CDS encoding MTH895/ArsE family thioredoxin-like protein, yielding MKIQILGMGCSKCHILFNNTQAALQELGLPAELEKVEDFDRIAQAGVLQTPALRVDGKVILSGQTATVERLKSLLADCQSASSPSGNAQAKH